In Nitrospirota bacterium, a single genomic region encodes these proteins:
- the lspA gene encoding signal peptidase II, translating to MNKYILLTAIAGAIIIFDQASKYAVQNMLAIHDYIEIIPGFFNVTYVQNPGAAFGIFGRTTGLLRLALLIGISLFALIMLIFMYEKAAGKFTMTHLAISLVTGGAVGNLIDRIRLKWVMDFLDFYWNGHHWPSFNIADIAITLGTIILMFSILFSKNRNLVDV from the coding sequence ATGAACAAATACATTCTATTGACAGCTATTGCAGGGGCAATTATTATATTTGATCAGGCATCGAAATATGCGGTTCAGAACATGCTCGCTATTCATGATTATATTGAAATAATACCCGGTTTTTTTAATGTAACTTACGTGCAGAATCCGGGTGCTGCCTTCGGCATCTTTGGAAGGACGACAGGATTATTGAGATTAGCCCTTCTTATAGGCATTTCCCTATTTGCACTCATAATGCTCATATTTATGTATGAAAAGGCCGCAGGTAAATTTACTATGACACATCTGGCGATTTCATTGGTGACAGGCGGTGCGGTCGGCAACCTTATTGACCGTATACGGTTAAAATGGGTGATGGATTTTCTGGACTTTTACTGGAATGGCCACCACTGGCCTTCGTTTAACATCGCAGATATAGCCATTACACTTGGAACTATAATTCTCATGTTCAGTATCTTATTCTCGAAAAACAGAAATCTCGTAGATGTTTAA
- the ileS gene encoding isoleucine--tRNA ligase encodes MDYKDTLNLPKTDFPMKANLTKMEDVFLERWKTGNIYGRLREKNKNRPKYILHDGPPYANGNIHIGHALNKILKDIIIKSKSMKGFNTPYVPGWDCHGLPIEHQVDKSLGPKKRDMSRTEIRQLCREYAAKFVDIQREEFKRLGIFGDWDSPYLTLTNDYEAAIIREFGKFIDREAVYKKKKPVLWCTSCETALAEAEVEYAEETSPSVYVRFPVKPVQSGAALDERVPSLKGKDVSIIIWTTTPWTLPANLGVCLHPEFTYTAIDTGAGTYILAKELLKTFLAKIGKEDVAVVAEFQGAVLEGLTLAHPFIDRDSVVVLGDYVTLDQGTGCVHTAPGHGEEDYETGLRYGFDIYSPVNSRGQFNEDVPFFAGMKVFAANKEINKKMEELGVLVKEEPIVHSYPHCWRCKKPVIFRATEQWFISMEKNDLRKKALDAIEAVTWIPSWGKDRIKGMIAVRPDWCISRQRTWGVPIIAFSCKKCGHLLMDSNVVNHVAGLVEKSGTDVWFSEEAEGLLPGEISCPGCKGTEWQKEMDILDVWFDSGTSHVAVLETREDLSRPADLYLEGSDQHRGWFHSSLLEALGTGRESPYKAVLTHGFVVDGSGRKMSKSAGNVIAPQEVINQHGAEILRLWVAAEDYREDIRISKSIITQVTEAYRRIRNTCRFLLGNLDDFNPEIDSVPYEELMEIDRWALLRLQRLINRVERGYRDFEFHLVFHSLHNFCVVDMSSLYLDILKDRLYTFHKDSKERRAAQSTMYQILKAMVKLMAPVLSFTADETWGYIKKVSGEEDSVHLEQFPEIVQGYFNETLEDKWEKLIRIRGEVAKALETARKDRLIGHSLEAHVDIFAQGDLVTFLKNEEKEFPSFFITSSASVSEGTPPSDAFQGKEVEGLFVSVSKAKGGKCERCWNYSESVGTDTEHPVICKRCADVLRIDEK; translated from the coding sequence ATGGATTATAAGGATACTTTAAACCTTCCTAAAACTGATTTTCCAATGAAGGCCAATCTCACTAAGATGGAGGATGTCTTTCTTGAGAGATGGAAGACCGGCAACATATACGGAAGATTACGAGAGAAGAATAAGAACAGACCCAAATATATACTCCACGACGGCCCCCCTTATGCAAACGGTAATATCCATATAGGCCATGCACTTAACAAAATCCTGAAAGACATCATTATAAAATCCAAGTCTATGAAAGGGTTTAATACCCCTTATGTGCCGGGATGGGATTGTCATGGTCTGCCTATTGAACATCAGGTAGACAAATCACTCGGCCCTAAGAAACGTGATATGAGCAGGACTGAGATAAGGCAGTTGTGCAGGGAGTATGCGGCGAAATTTGTGGATATTCAACGTGAGGAGTTCAAACGGCTCGGTATATTCGGTGATTGGGATTCGCCGTATCTTACATTGACGAATGATTATGAGGCGGCAATAATCAGGGAGTTCGGCAAGTTTATTGATAGAGAGGCTGTATATAAAAAGAAAAAGCCCGTGCTGTGGTGCACCTCCTGTGAGACAGCACTTGCAGAGGCAGAGGTTGAGTATGCTGAAGAGACATCACCGTCTGTCTATGTCAGATTTCCGGTAAAGCCGGTGCAATCAGGAGCGGCTCTTGACGAACGTGTCCCATCTTTAAAAGGTAAGGATGTATCAATAATAATATGGACTACAACTCCCTGGACACTTCCTGCAAACCTTGGCGTATGTCTGCATCCTGAGTTTACTTATACAGCAATAGATACAGGTGCAGGAACTTATATACTTGCAAAAGAACTGTTAAAGACATTCCTTGCAAAGATCGGCAAAGAGGATGTTGCTGTAGTTGCAGAATTCCAAGGGGCCGTACTTGAAGGTTTAACATTAGCACATCCGTTTATTGACAGGGATTCTGTGGTGGTTCTTGGGGATTATGTGACACTTGATCAGGGTACCGGCTGTGTTCATACAGCACCCGGTCATGGTGAAGAGGATTATGAGACAGGTCTCAGGTATGGGTTTGATATTTATTCACCTGTGAACAGCAGGGGGCAGTTTAATGAGGATGTCCCGTTCTTTGCCGGGATGAAGGTCTTTGCGGCTAATAAGGAGATAAATAAGAAGATGGAGGAGCTTGGGGTTCTTGTTAAAGAAGAACCTATTGTTCACTCCTATCCTCATTGCTGGCGTTGCAAGAAACCTGTTATCTTCAGGGCTACTGAACAGTGGTTTATTTCAATGGAGAAGAATGACCTTCGTAAGAAGGCATTGGATGCGATTGAAGCTGTAACATGGATACCCTCCTGGGGAAAAGACAGGATAAAGGGGATGATTGCCGTCAGGCCGGACTGGTGCATATCAAGACAGAGGACATGGGGTGTGCCGATTATCGCATTCTCATGTAAGAAATGCGGCCACCTGCTTATGGATAGTAATGTTGTAAATCATGTTGCAGGGCTTGTTGAAAAATCCGGCACTGATGTATGGTTTTCTGAAGAGGCAGAGGGATTACTGCCCGGAGAAATTTCCTGCCCGGGATGCAAAGGAACAGAGTGGCAAAAGGAGATGGATATATTGGATGTCTGGTTTGATTCAGGCACGAGCCATGTTGCCGTGCTTGAAACACGTGAAGATTTATCACGGCCTGCGGACCTGTATCTTGAAGGCAGTGACCAGCACAGGGGGTGGTTTCACAGCTCCCTCCTTGAGGCATTGGGGACAGGCAGGGAGTCGCCTTATAAAGCGGTACTTACACACGGATTTGTGGTTGATGGAAGCGGCCGCAAGATGTCCAAATCAGCGGGAAATGTGATCGCCCCTCAGGAGGTAATAAATCAGCACGGGGCTGAGATATTGAGGCTGTGGGTTGCAGCAGAGGATTACAGGGAAGACATACGCATATCCAAGTCAATCATTACCCAGGTTACTGAGGCATACAGAAGGATAAGGAATACATGCAGGTTTCTGCTTGGCAATCTGGATGATTTTAACCCTGAGATAGATAGTGTCCCTTATGAAGAACTCATGGAGATTGATAGGTGGGCTTTACTCAGGCTTCAAAGGCTTATCAACCGTGTAGAGAGGGGATACAGGGACTTTGAATTTCATCTGGTCTTCCACTCCCTCCACAATTTCTGTGTGGTTGACATGAGTTCGCTCTATCTGGATATTCTCAAAGACCGTCTGTATACATTTCATAAGGATTCAAAAGAGAGGCGTGCAGCACAAAGCACGATGTATCAGATACTCAAGGCTATGGTAAAGCTGATGGCGCCGGTACTTTCGTTTACAGCGGATGAGACATGGGGTTATATAAAGAAGGTCTCCGGAGAGGAAGACTCTGTACATCTGGAGCAGTTCCCGGAGATTGTGCAGGGATATTTCAATGAGACCCTTGAAGATAAATGGGAAAAGCTGATTCGCATAAGGGGAGAGGTAGCTAAGGCATTAGAGACCGCAAGAAAGGATCGTCTGATAGGTCATTCTCTTGAGGCACATGTTGATATATTTGCACAGGGAGACCTGGTTACCTTTTTAAAGAATGAGGAAAAGGAGTTTCCGTCTTTCTTTATAACCTCGTCTGCCAGTGTTAGTGAAGGGACACCCCCATCTGACGCATTTCAGGGGAAAGAGGTTGAAGGTCTCTTTGTGTCGGTATCAAAGGCAAAGGGAGGCAAGTGTGAAAGATGCTGGAATTACAGCGAATCAGTAGGCACTGATACAGAACATCCGGTAATATGCAAACGGTGTGCAGATGTGTTGAGGATAGATGAGAAATGA